The proteins below are encoded in one region of Brachyspira hampsonii:
- a CDS encoding phage capsid protein, protein MIKKKYKILGDSFKQYIPLSKNTFAETKTNKITEKNIDELINSFIKSTIEIFVYKGHKEDDEREAIGKVVSLEKDNESVGLYAVIEWFDDSVTEKKSFYPSIEMVGKKSYEDEDFIYWENCEIKAVAAVEYPASRNVDLLCASAIINSEDNINGGYMQKLKTVLEKLLSEEKETEKQAREEFVYLFKNDEEIQNIIIDIVAEKLREDNLKDNKESRENNKTYNKDLNNLSNSSNNTANDKELNLSAITYGDWCNEYAESQNAVRCSSKSESSTYTKARKLFKAGLSKEEIMSIVRNDLVPIGVGCTEKINLSALSEENKYSEIAKLFK, encoded by the coding sequence ATGATTAAAAAGAAATACAAAATTTTAGGAGATAGTTTCAAACAGTATATACCGCTTTCAAAAAATACTTTTGCTGAAACTAAAACTAATAAAATCACAGAAAAAAATATTGATGAGCTTATAAACTCATTTATAAAAAGCACTATAGAAATATTTGTTTATAAGGGACATAAAGAAGATGATGAAAGAGAGGCTATTGGAAAAGTTGTAAGTTTAGAAAAAGATAATGAATCTGTAGGACTTTATGCTGTTATAGAATGGTTTGATGATAGTGTAACAGAGAAAAAATCTTTTTATCCTTCTATTGAGATGGTAGGTAAAAAATCTTATGAAGATGAAGATTTTATTTATTGGGAGAATTGCGAGATAAAAGCAGTTGCTGCAGTAGAATATCCTGCAAGCCGTAATGTAGATTTGCTTTGTGCTAGTGCCATTATAAACAGTGAAGATAATATTAACGGAGGCTACATGCAAAAATTAAAAACTGTATTAGAAAAATTATTAAGCGAAGAGAAAGAAACAGAAAAGCAAGCTAGAGAAGAGTTTGTTTATTTGTTTAAAAATGATGAAGAGATTCAGAATATTATTATTGATATTGTGGCAGAAAAATTAAGAGAAGATAATTTAAAAGACAATAAAGAAAGTAGAGAAAATAATAAAACATACAATAAAGATTTGAATAATTTATCTAACTCATCTAATAATACTGCCAATGATAAAGAATTAAATCTTTCGGCTATAACTTACGGTGATTGGTGTAATGAATATGCAGAGAGTCAGAATGCTGTAAGATGTTCTTCAAAATCAGAAAGCTCTACATACACAAAGGCAAGAAAACTTTTTAAGGCTGGACTTAGCAAAGAAGAGATAATGTCAATAGTGAGAAATGATTTAGTACCTATTGGAGTAGGCTGCACAGAGAAGATTAACCTATCAGCATTAAGCGAAGAAAATAAGTATAGTGAAATAGCAAAACTTTTTAAATAA
- a CDS encoding phage capsid protein yields MQNIENKQSQIEKIIEEYDNKLKDKNREIEKLNDELNRISTSSYSSGIPNVISNRGDESDDFSFPHKWALTCKRMESSIYLEPILQFYRGVINSFDYFVEKPKECEDNERVNNAYNFFVNQFERSGGLKNLIVNVTYNALVYGFCFFTPKLEVVYAKAYGFKGRLDGLRGFKYYDPSSIYRFNFDENDSDEIKSISIIKSRKEIFNSLYNDNEASIINIDFDLALAGYASYGSIEGDIIGKPFLYSAYSLWQILESMDNSFNRNLKNIGEHSFNFIANTELNDSKRKEAEREIRNFVNNGGGIFISKYGKIEKIESIDANEWYNFRDSMLSALFKNKGVDIKALGLNKGATKSLAELTQDNAILMASDIVSGVINYINNSFMKRYFDLNFKSLRLSGECDYFRVSHSAISKSE; encoded by the coding sequence ATGCAAAATATAGAAAATAAACAATCACAAATAGAAAAAATTATTGAAGAATATGATAATAAATTAAAAGATAAAAACAGAGAAATAGAAAAGTTAAATGATGAATTAAACAGAATATCCACAAGCAGTTATAGTTCAGGTATTCCAAATGTAATATCAAATAGGGGAGATGAGAGCGATGATTTTTCATTTCCACATAAATGGGCATTAACTTGCAAGAGAATGGAGAGTTCTATTTATCTTGAGCCTATACTTCAATTTTACAGAGGAGTTATTAATTCTTTTGATTATTTTGTAGAAAAGCCAAAAGAATGCGAGGATAATGAAAGAGTAAATAACGCTTATAACTTTTTTGTAAATCAGTTTGAAAGGTCTGGAGGACTTAAAAACTTAATAGTTAATGTTACTTACAATGCTTTGGTTTATGGATTTTGTTTTTTTACTCCTAAACTTGAAGTAGTATATGCAAAGGCTTACGGATTTAAGGGAAGGCTTGACGGACTTAGAGGATTTAAGTATTATGACCCTTCTTCAATATACAGATTCAATTTTGATGAAAATGACAGTGATGAAATTAAAAGCATAAGTATTATAAAGAGCCGTAAAGAAATTTTTAATAGTTTATACAACGATAATGAAGCAAGCATTATAAATATAGATTTTGATTTAGCTTTAGCAGGTTATGCAAGTTACGGAAGCATTGAAGGTGATATTATAGGAAAGCCTTTTTTGTACAGTGCATATTCGCTTTGGCAGATTTTAGAATCTATGGATAATAGTTTTAACCGCAATTTAAAAAATATAGGTGAGCATAGTTTTAATTTTATAGCAAATACTGAGCTTAATGATTCAAAGCGTAAGGAGGCAGAGCGAGAGATAAGAAATTTCGTAAATAATGGAGGCGGAATTTTTATATCAAAATATGGTAAGATAGAAAAGATAGAAAGTATTGATGCTAATGAATGGTATAATTTTAGAGACAGCATGCTTTCAGCTTTATTTAAAAATAAGGGCGTAGATATTAAAGCACTTGGTCTAAACAAAGGAGCTACTAAATCATTGGCAGAACTTACTCAGGACAATGCTATTCTTATGGCAAGCGATATTGTTTCTGGTGTAATCAATTATATTAATAACAGTTTTATGAAAAGATATTTTGATTTGAATTTTAAAAGTTTAAGACTGTCTGGAGAATGTGATTATTTTAGAGTTTCTCATTCTGCAATTAGCAAATCAGAGTAA
- a CDS encoding DNA-binding protein has protein sequence MSIIEKDNFKIHYSDDFEIIDIEERDINDKEKRNQYSHCMSNVDLMIKANDKIIFIELKNFQIEDENGLENEIKALKIEEPLNKDSIIYELIQKGRGSFLKEYSSGYINNDIDVYYFIIFHFPFKIRNMRFKSNINKCLKTNLPIIKTDSIYKKSFIKSILFITIDEWKEISKNINAEKIIFEPISKSQCIPKP, from the coding sequence ATGAGTATTATTGAAAAAGATAATTTTAAAATACATTATAGTGATGATTTTGAAATTATAGATATTGAAGAAAGAGATATTAACGATAAAGAAAAAAGAAATCAATATTCGCACTGTATGAGTAATGTTGATTTAATGATAAAAGCTAATGATAAAATAATATTTATAGAATTAAAAAATTTCCAAATAGAAGATGAAAATGGATTAGAAAATGAAATAAAAGCATTAAAAATAGAAGAGCCTTTAAATAAAGATTCTATTATTTATGAATTAATACAAAAAGGAAGAGGCTCATTTCTTAAAGAATATAGTTCAGGATATATTAATAATGATATAGATGTTTATTATTTTATAATATTTCATTTTCCATTTAAAATAAGAAATATGCGGTTCAAATCAAATATAAATAAGTGCTTGAAAACAAATTTACCAATAATAAAAACAGACTCTATATATAAAAAATCATTTATAAAAAGCATCTTGTTTATAACAATAGATGAATGGAAAGAAATATCTAAAAACATAAATGCAGAAAAAATAATATTTGAACCAATAAGCAAAAGCCAATGCATACCTAAGCCATAG
- a CDS encoding phage capsid protein → MSIPNLQNIQNKLFPIINKEMPRYMGQTNFVSKYIPEIFVGVSQGAIGGDLDNTAFNLKNMYGGTSLGDLNIFNEYPKHESRVFKMEPEEYYIGIDINRIEEINELYSRDEKKAGEEILNYIAQKLVSRLGLLRERNLAAKVTDASLYGSTNTVDLTAKPISTWTEADIDNFFSSFIDLAKYLNYAVGGNLFNDRMELQNNGQKLYIVIPIDVYIKLQGLFRLFSNYISMIGNDANGKYKAFRPDIFNAVTSGITVVGTAFRVADDHEVDQIYQLENLTDIWTGSSIYMFTTSSNILDMASIKEVVYLNHDIREVDILGNNLWRTRTKRCTVASNPYGFCKIDLSLS, encoded by the coding sequence ATGAGCATACCTAATTTACAAAATATACAAAATAAACTTTTTCCAATTATCAATAAAGAAATGCCTAGATATATGGGGCAGACTAACTTTGTGAGTAAATATATACCAGAGATTTTTGTCGGTGTTTCTCAGGGAGCTATAGGAGGCGATTTAGACAATACAGCATTTAATCTCAAAAACATGTATGGCGGTACTTCTTTGGGAGATTTAAATATTTTTAATGAGTATCCTAAACATGAATCTAGGGTTTTCAAAATGGAGCCTGAAGAATATTATATTGGAATAGATATTAACAGAATAGAAGAGATTAATGAACTTTATTCAAGAGATGAGAAAAAAGCAGGCGAAGAGATTTTAAATTATATAGCTCAGAAACTTGTATCAAGACTAGGGCTTTTAAGAGAAAGAAATTTAGCTGCAAAAGTTACAGATGCAAGTCTTTACGGAAGTACAAACACTGTTGATTTAACAGCAAAACCTATAAGCACTTGGACAGAGGCTGATATTGATAATTTCTTCTCTTCATTTATAGATTTGGCTAAATATTTAAATTATGCTGTGGGAGGAAATCTCTTTAATGACAGAATGGAGCTTCAAAATAATGGACAGAAACTTTATATAGTTATTCCAATAGATGTATATATTAAACTTCAAGGTTTGTTTAGATTATTTTCTAATTATATATCAATGATTGGAAATGACGCTAACGGAAAATATAAAGCATTCAGACCAGATATTTTTAATGCGGTAACAAGCGGAATAACTGTTGTAGGCACAGCATTCAGAGTGGCAGATGATCATGAAGTGGATCAAATATATCAGCTAGAAAATCTTACAGATATATGGACAGGCTCATCAATTTATATGTTTACAACTTCATCTAATATACTTGATATGGCTTCAATAAAAGAGGTAGTATATTTAAATCATGATATAAGAGAAGTTGATATATTGGGCAATAATTTGTGGAGAACAAGAACAAAGAGATGCACAGTAGCTTCCAACCCTTACGGCTTCTGTAAAATAGACTTGAGCTTGTCTTAA
- a CDS encoding DUF2828 family protein → MPFLDSLKNSFNKTYTQNFADTNISSLSGVIDLFAAMGASRLKTGDELLKYFIDAWRESPELTAKCIMYLRDIRRGIGEREVFRKYINIMIKQNHTLTAIEILKTIPELGRWDDIIYIWYKNRQNKKISDFTKNIILEQLEKDKTADNVSLLAKWLPSENTSSQNTRNIAKELIKLLNINTKEYRKTLSSLRKKIKIIENNLREKDYTFNYSSVPALAMRKYSKAFIRNDEKRYNNFFEDVKLGKVKLNTSVLTPFDVIREILDCDEEDKKSRREEFDLTWKNLPNIFGDNNLNTIVACDVSGSMGMALNGEPLICSVAFAIYIAQLNKSAFHNHFIDFCGNSKMHDISNINNIVDVVDYVLRSSVNMSTNIDSVFKALLDTAVNNHVSQEELPKYIIIISDMEFNQCELTNKTNFEYWKEIFNKNNYKLPRIIFWNVNSLSRIMPALKNDDVLFVSGRSQNAIKNIINIDKYDLTNQDELSMLLILNTLKDYSIDIKD, encoded by the coding sequence ATGCCTTTTTTAGATTCGCTTAAAAATTCTTTTAATAAAACTTATACGCAAAATTTTGCGGATACTAATATTTCATCATTAAGCGGTGTAATAGATTTATTTGCTGCTATGGGAGCAAGCAGACTAAAAACAGGCGATGAATTATTAAAATATTTTATAGATGCTTGGAGAGAAAGTCCTGAACTTACAGCTAAATGTATAATGTATTTGAGAGATATAAGAAGAGGCATTGGGGAGAGAGAAGTTTTTAGAAAATATATAAATATTATGATTAAGCAAAATCATACTCTAACAGCAATAGAAATCTTAAAAACTATACCTGAGCTTGGAAGATGGGACGATATTATTTATATATGGTATAAAAACAGACAAAACAAAAAAATTTCTGATTTTACAAAAAATATAATATTAGAGCAATTAGAAAAAGATAAAACAGCTGATAATGTTTCACTTCTTGCTAAATGGCTTCCTAGTGAAAACACATCATCACAAAATACAAGAAACATTGCAAAAGAATTAATAAAACTTTTAAATATAAACACTAAAGAATATAGAAAAACTTTATCTTCTTTAAGAAAGAAGATAAAAATAATAGAAAATAATTTGAGAGAAAAAGATTATACATTTAATTATTCTTCAGTTCCTGCACTTGCCATGAGAAAATACTCTAAAGCATTTATTAGAAATGATGAAAAAAGATATAATAATTTTTTTGAAGATGTAAAGTTAGGAAAAGTAAAATTAAATACTAGCGTCTTAACTCCATTTGATGTTATAAGAGAGATTTTAGACTGTGATGAAGAAGATAAAAAATCGAGAAGAGAAGAATTTGATTTAACTTGGAAAAATCTTCCAAATATTTTTGGAGATAATAATTTAAATACAATAGTGGCATGTGATGTATCTGGAAGTATGGGAATGGCTTTGAATGGGGAACCATTAATATGCTCTGTGGCTTTTGCAATATATATAGCACAGTTAAATAAGTCTGCATTTCATAATCATTTTATAGATTTCTGCGGCAATTCTAAGATGCATGACATATCAAATATAAATAATATTGTTGATGTAGTTGATTATGTTTTAAGGTCATCTGTTAATATGAGTACAAATATTGATTCTGTATTTAAAGCACTACTTGACACTGCTGTAAACAATCATGTATCACAGGAAGAGCTTCCTAAATATATAATAATAATTTCTGATATGGAGTTTAATCAATGTGAACTTACAAATAAAACTAATTTTGAATATTGGAAAGAAATATTTAATAAAAATAATTACAAACTTCCTAGAATAATTTTTTGGAATGTAAACTCATTAAGCAGAATAATGCCTGCTTTAAAAAATGATGATGTATTATTTGTTTCTGGAAGAAGCCAGAATGCTATAAAAAATATAATCAATATAGATAAATACGATTTAACAAATCAAGATGAACTGTCAATGCTTTTAATACTTAATACTTTAAAAGATTATAGTATTGATATAAAGGATTGA
- a CDS encoding YbaK/EbsC family protein encodes MNEKVLNALKELNIEYKEFEEAGLTKTVDDAAKTLNIEKGQVAKSILVKPSKKNFAMIIASGDKKISSKKMRAYFDCKTSFANAEDTFKLTGFTFGGVCPFGIDKNIDVLVDKSMKRFDALYIACGSDSSLAKMTYKEILEKISNVEVDLTED; translated from the coding sequence ATGAATGAAAAAGTGCTTAATGCTTTAAAAGAGCTTAATATAGAATATAAAGAATTTGAAGAGGCAGGACTTACAAAAACAGTTGATGATGCCGCTAAAACACTTAATATAGAGAAAGGTCAGGTAGCTAAATCAATATTAGTAAAACCCTCAAAAAAAAATTTCGCTATGATTATAGCTTCAGGAGATAAAAAAATATCCTCAAAGAAAATGCGTGCATATTTCGATTGTAAAACCAGCTTTGCAAATGCAGAAGATACTTTTAAATTGACGGGATTCACATTCGGAGGAGTATGTCCATTCGGTATAGACAAAAATATTGATGTTTTAGTTGATAAAAGCATGAAGAGATTTGATGCTCTTTATATAGCCTGCGGAAGCGACAGCTCTTTAGCAAAAATGACATATAAAGAAATACTAGAAAAAATATCTAATGTAGAAGTAGATCTCACAGAAGACTAA
- a CDS encoding chromate transporter: MDSDSKKNVNTDNSSSSIKPAWYTMFFSFFYIGLVTIGGGLAMLPIMEDEFVNKRKFITKDEIIDIFALAQSIPGVIAVNSSLLTGFKVAGIFGGIMAGIGVMAPSFIIILMIAPIFERFQNTEYVHKAFLGIRGAIAGLILLSAFGMGKQVIKDKFTAFLFILSFVLVVFFNFNIIYTLLLSALIGWIYYIINKYIIKKQS, from the coding sequence ATGGACAGCGATTCTAAAAAAAATGTAAATACTGATAATTCTTCAAGTTCTATCAAGCCGGCTTGGTATACGATGTTTTTTTCTTTTTTTTATATAGGGCTTGTTACTATAGGCGGAGGGCTTGCTATGCTTCCTATAATGGAAGATGAATTCGTTAATAAAAGAAAATTCATAACTAAAGATGAGATTATAGATATATTTGCCCTTGCTCAAAGTATACCTGGCGTTATAGCTGTAAACTCTTCTCTTCTTACAGGATTCAAAGTAGCTGGAATATTCGGAGGTATTATGGCAGGAATCGGAGTTATGGCTCCTTCTTTTATTATAATACTTATGATAGCACCTATATTTGAGAGATTTCAAAATACTGAGTATGTACATAAAGCCTTTTTAGGCATAAGAGGGGCTATTGCAGGACTTATACTTTTATCAGCTTTTGGTATGGGTAAACAGGTTATAAAGGATAAATTTACTGCTTTTCTTTTTATATTAAGTTTTGTATTAGTTGTATTTTTTAATTTCAATATTATATATACTTTGCTTCTTTCAGCACTTATTGGCTGGATTTATTATATTATTAATAAATACATTATAAAAAAACAATCTTGA
- a CDS encoding peptidase M30, hyicolysin codes for MRKYFILIIFVLNIFILNAREYSTLNEVLKTPVSYNIYKGNNTEHTFNAVRYIKNNYSKETFKAKNIYSTSKIDVYLENGLEINERELESIILETSKIYEMEEYLYGKLKGKLTLLIMDINGGHTGDKPYMQGYSILDGLNEIKNDVENIIFLDYVNGWENPESVVNTIAHELHHVIHYSQLENKSSNAFDVWVDEALSEAAVISYRGKVPANRLNYYNTDSMYLITKGDYFINWNQGYTVHKYATVSLFMYWLGLHSKNGFEIYKDIANAPEEYKGTYKAILYAANKNIREFQDWSELYATWLEANYKNDKSGLYGYKGYIETKPKIITTQYNCPMAPGSAIYVKGDFMSDDTLLRYVELGDDIYIVYNPDVNTNGKDRYLIVNSSFY; via the coding sequence ATGAGAAAATATTTTATACTGATTATCTTTGTATTAAATATCTTTATTTTAAATGCCAGAGAATACAGCACTTTAAATGAAGTATTAAAAACTCCTGTAAGTTATAATATATACAAAGGCAATAATACAGAACATACATTCAATGCCGTAAGATACATAAAAAATAACTATTCAAAAGAAACATTCAAAGCAAAAAACATATACTCAACATCGAAAATAGATGTATATTTAGAAAACGGTTTAGAAATTAATGAAAGAGAATTAGAGAGTATTATATTAGAAACATCTAAAATATATGAAATGGAAGAATATCTTTATGGGAAGTTAAAAGGCAAATTAACTCTTTTAATAATGGATATTAATGGAGGACATACAGGAGATAAGCCTTATATGCAAGGTTATTCCATATTAGACGGACTTAATGAGATAAAAAATGATGTTGAGAACATAATATTTTTAGACTATGTAAACGGCTGGGAGAATCCTGAATCAGTTGTAAATACTATAGCTCATGAACTTCATCATGTTATACATTACAGCCAATTAGAAAATAAAAGCAGCAATGCATTTGATGTATGGGTTGATGAAGCATTATCAGAAGCGGCAGTTATCTCATATAGAGGCAAAGTTCCCGCAAACAGACTTAATTACTATAATACAGATTCTATGTATTTAATAACTAAAGGTGATTATTTTATTAATTGGAATCAGGGATATACTGTTCATAAATATGCAACTGTTTCACTTTTTATGTATTGGCTAGGACTTCATTCTAAAAATGGTTTTGAAATTTATAAAGATATAGCAAATGCACCAGAAGAATATAAAGGAACATACAAAGCTATACTTTATGCCGCCAACAAAAATATTAGAGAGTTTCAGGATTGGAGTGAGCTTTATGCTACTTGGCTTGAAGCTAATTATAAAAATGATAAAAGCGGACTTTACGGTTATAAAGGTTATATAGAAACAAAACCTAAAATCATTACTACTCAATATAATTGTCCTATGGCGCCTGGTTCTGCTATTTATGTTAAGGGCGATTTTATGTCTGATGATACTCTTTTAAGATATGTAGAGCTTGGCGATGATATTTATATTGTTTATAATCCTGATGTGAATACTAATGGAAAAGACAGGTATTTAATAGTTAATTCTTCATTTTATTAA
- a CDS encoding phage capsid protein encodes MIHFKNSVIYVLDNFMNFMADEYIDLSGNKIEGDNQLNKLLDDKLKIEYFSLGALRSMSKSFLWASIAEGESRGSNSYIGDSAGFADDICLKATVYKELKAGESFLAYNIIPLALNQAARYWISKLNDEGERIALSPIIKWEAPSFDSENSKRQFNDFSSIRGVNFSLDINFKIMTGSYLNEVLY; translated from the coding sequence ATGATACATTTTAAAAACAGCGTTATATATGTTTTAGATAATTTTATGAACTTTATGGCTGATGAATATATTGATTTATCTGGAAATAAAATTGAAGGCGATAATCAATTAAATAAACTTTTAGATGATAAATTAAAAATAGAATATTTCAGTTTAGGAGCTTTGAGATCTATGAGCAAATCATTTCTTTGGGCTTCAATAGCAGAAGGGGAGAGCAGGGGAAGCAATTCATATATAGGGGACTCTGCAGGTTTTGCTGATGATATATGTTTAAAAGCAACAGTATATAAAGAGCTTAAAGCTGGAGAATCATTTTTGGCTTATAATATTATACCTTTAGCACTCAATCAGGCAGCACGTTATTGGATATCAAAACTCAATGATGAGGGCGAGCGTATAGCGTTATCTCCTATTATAAAATGGGAAGCTCCTTCATTTGACAGTGAAAACAGCAAAAGACAGTTTAATGATTTTTCATCTATAAGGGGCGTTAATTTTTCTCTTGATATTAATTTCAAGATTATGACAGGGAGTTATTTAAATGAAGTTCTTTACTAA
- a CDS encoding chromate transporter: MIYARLFYVFAKLGFFTYGGGYAIIALLLGILKEYHWITSSEFSNLVAISQITPGPIAINAATFVGYKVAGVLGSAVATFGIFIPAFIITMIVSKFFYAVKDNEQFNNIMNALRVCAVALIASAVITFSKDAFFVKLTETSILRNIDFIQNIFKYISPIGIFIFALSIFLKIKKVPILAIILISAVLGIILY; encoded by the coding sequence ATGATATATGCTAGACTTTTTTATGTATTTGCAAAATTAGGTTTTTTTACTTATGGCGGAGGATATGCTATAATAGCATTACTCCTTGGTATATTAAAAGAATATCATTGGATTACATCTTCTGAATTTTCTAATCTTGTTGCAATATCCCAAATAACACCCGGACCTATAGCCATTAATGCAGCAACATTTGTAGGGTATAAAGTAGCTGGAGTTTTGGGTTCTGCGGTTGCGACTTTCGGTATATTTATACCTGCTTTTATTATCACTATGATAGTGTCAAAATTTTTCTATGCTGTTAAAGATAATGAGCAGTTTAATAATATAATGAATGCTTTGAGAGTATGTGCTGTTGCTTTGATAGCTTCTGCTGTTATAACTTTTAGTAAAGATGCTTTTTTTGTAAAACTTACAGAAACTTCTATTTTAAGAAATATAGATTTTATTCAGAATATTTTTAAATATATAAGTCCTATAGGGATATTTATATTTGCATTATCAATATTTCTAAAGATAAAAAAAGTTCCGATTCTTGCTATAATATTGATATCTGCGGTTTTGGGTATAATTTTGTATTGA
- a CDS encoding (2Fe-2S)-binding protein — MGYDVEYLKNQTSINYDKTLCYCKNVSYRDAYKVIADNRLTKLEEVVEKTQASTGCGGCKDRITSLIEYAKNNNYEPLNV; from the coding sequence ATGGGATATGATGTAGAGTATTTAAAAAATCAAACTTCAATTAATTATGATAAAACTCTATGCTATTGTAAGAATGTTTCATATAGAGATGCATATAAGGTTATAGCTGATAATAGACTAACAAAATTGGAAGAAGTTGTTGAAAAGACTCAGGCATCTACAGGCTGCGGCGGATGTAAGGATAGAATAACTAGCTTAATAGAATATGCAAAAAATAATAACTACGAACCTCTTAATGTTTGA
- a CDS encoding phage capsid protein, whose translation MAQGSIIKSGIHSDEANLPKKGFPVTIKNDNGKGVFSLYSDGSVFVGVALEDAFSYQEFGLKANTISVCYDGIVNAVVAESVVAGDIVTASDSGFKKSLDGHGVGIVIRGGINYAEILLKSV comes from the coding sequence ATGGCACAAGGATCTATAATAAAATCAGGTATTCATAGTGATGAAGCTAATTTACCGAAAAAAGGTTTTCCTGTAACAATAAAAAATGATAATGGAAAAGGCGTTTTCTCACTCTACAGTGATGGAAGTGTATTTGTAGGAGTTGCTTTGGAAGACGCTTTTTCCTATCAGGAGTTTGGATTAAAGGCAAATACAATATCAGTTTGCTATGACGGAATAGTAAATGCAGTTGTAGCTGAAAGTGTTGTAGCAGGAGATATTGTAACAGCTAGTGATAGCGGATTCAAAAAATCATTAGATGGTCATGGAGTAGGAATAGTTATAAGAGGCGGCATCAATTATGCAGAGATACTTTTGAAATCTGTATGA
- a CDS encoding ATP-binding protein, with protein MNKTKTSNKKSSSKNNIENIQISNFTVFKNAEINFSKGLNVFIGKNGTGKTHLLKLINCLDINFYNIENKIENIVRNARIKRHLYPFDMNIDKIFSKYSNSKNIENKISNFIQKYLEYKKKKSGSESKIETIFETIDRDINECNIIFNKKINLVLSVLGIKYLVKEKEISNLIPQFEFLINDDELYHFQNNKFTFIPCKDILTSSNGFAALYDKRDINFEAVYYNIIKKTELPKLRELDDDLFEIAKKIENAIGGKTIHKNNNFFIDYKNIGEVSFDMAAEGHKKLALIYILIMNGEIDKNTILLLDEPESNLNPSLTDLLVNILLSLSKLGLQIFIATHNSFILDDIELQKTDKDSVMYHSFYFDENDFNSGVKIESKEILLDLENNPINEKIIKQHNEYIEDMIK; from the coding sequence ATGAATAAAACAAAAACATCGAATAAAAAATCATCATCAAAAAATAATATAGAAAATATTCAAATATCTAATTTTACCGTTTTTAAAAATGCTGAAATAAATTTTTCAAAAGGATTAAATGTTTTTATAGGCAAAAACGGAACAGGAAAAACACATTTATTAAAACTTATAAATTGTTTGGATATTAATTTTTATAATATAGAAAATAAAATAGAAAATATTGTGAGAAATGCACGCATAAAAAGACATTTATACCCTTTTGATATGAATATAGATAAAATATTCAGTAAATATTCTAATTCTAAAAATATTGAAAATAAAATATCTAACTTTATACAAAAATATTTGGAATATAAAAAAAAGAAATCAGGTTCTGAATCTAAAATAGAAACAATATTTGAAACTATTGATAGAGATATAAATGAATGCAATATTATTTTTAATAAAAAAATTAACTTAGTATTATCTGTTTTAGGAATTAAATATCTTGTAAAAGAAAAAGAAATTTCAAATTTAATACCTCAATTTGAATTTCTAATAAATGATGATGAATTATATCATTTTCAAAATAATAAATTTACTTTTATTCCTTGTAAAGATATACTCACTTCTTCAAATGGATTTGCCGCACTTTATGATAAAAGAGATATCAATTTTGAAGCAGTATACTATAATATTATTAAAAAAACAGAACTTCCAAAATTAAGAGAATTAGATGATGATTTATTTGAAATAGCTAAAAAGATAGAAAATGCTATAGGCGGAAAAACTATTCATAAAAATAATAATTTCTTTATAGACTATAAAAATATAGGTGAAGTATCTTTTGATATGGCAGCTGAGGGGCATAAAAAATTAGCTCTTATATATATACTAATAATGAATGGTGAAATTGATAAAAATACCATACTTCTTTTAGATGAGCCTGAATCAAATTTAAATCCAAGTCTTACAGATTTGCTCGTTAATATACTTTTGAGTTTATCAAAATTGGGACTTCAAATATTTATAGCTACACATAATAGTTTTATACTTGATGATATAGAATTGCAAAAAACTGATAAAGATTCTGTTATGTATCATTCTTTTTATTTTGATGAAAATGATTTTAATAGCGGAGTAAAAATAGAGAGTAAAGAGATTTTGCTAGATTTGGAAAATAATCCCATAAATGAAAAAATAATAAAACAGCATAATGAATATATTGAAGATATGATTAAATAA